From Pseudomonas sp. stari2, a single genomic window includes:
- a CDS encoding tyrosine-type recombinase/integrase gives MPLTALQVKNAVPRERDYGLADGGGLFLWVRVAGGKSWRFRFRLDGKQSHVSLGTVSNVTLAQARQLAFESRQLVAQGRHPGLERKVARAQAAISRANTFKSLALEWHLHKSPRWSAGYTADVLEAFELDVFPQVGNFPLAEIKPMQWLQVFRRIESRGALEKLRKVRQRCQEVYRFAIATGRVEYNPIADIGGALQTPTSRHYPFLPIAELPDLIHSFQACPGHDVVKIATRLLILTGVRTAELRGAPWSEFDLDRELWVIPAVRMKMRRAHSVPLPKQAVAALRELEDITGGYTLAFPGRNDPAKPMSEAAINQLLKRSGYDGRATGHGFRHTMSTTLHEQGYRSEWVETQLAHVDKNSIRGTYNHAQYLEGRREMLQWYADHLDSLLLNRFVVSTASVERNI, from the coding sequence ATGCCTTTGACGGCTTTGCAGGTTAAGAATGCTGTGCCTCGTGAGAGAGACTATGGCCTCGCCGATGGCGGTGGCCTATTTCTCTGGGTTCGCGTGGCGGGCGGCAAGTCCTGGCGCTTTCGCTTCCGTCTGGATGGCAAGCAATCTCACGTGTCCCTTGGCACAGTCAGCAACGTAACCCTTGCACAGGCGCGGCAGCTTGCCTTCGAGTCTCGCCAGCTTGTGGCACAGGGGCGACATCCTGGGCTTGAACGGAAGGTTGCGCGAGCCCAGGCGGCAATTTCACGAGCAAATACGTTCAAGAGCCTCGCTCTTGAGTGGCATCTCCACAAGTCGCCTCGTTGGTCGGCAGGCTATACCGCTGACGTTCTGGAAGCTTTCGAGCTGGATGTCTTTCCCCAAGTGGGCAATTTTCCATTGGCTGAAATCAAGCCGATGCAATGGTTGCAGGTTTTTCGTCGCATAGAATCACGAGGTGCATTGGAGAAGCTGCGCAAGGTTCGGCAGCGCTGCCAAGAGGTCTACCGTTTCGCAATTGCCACCGGCCGTGTTGAGTACAACCCCATCGCAGATATTGGAGGGGCGCTTCAAACCCCAACGTCTCGACACTACCCCTTCTTGCCCATCGCAGAGCTACCCGACTTGATACATAGCTTTCAGGCATGTCCTGGGCACGATGTGGTGAAAATCGCTACCCGCCTGCTCATTCTGACAGGGGTACGAACTGCTGAGTTGAGGGGCGCTCCTTGGTCTGAATTCGATCTTGATAGAGAGCTATGGGTAATCCCCGCTGTGCGAATGAAGATGCGCCGCGCTCATTCCGTGCCTTTGCCTAAACAGGCAGTGGCTGCATTGCGTGAGTTAGAAGACATTACTGGCGGCTATACCCTCGCATTCCCTGGCCGAAACGATCCAGCGAAGCCCATGAGCGAGGCTGCCATAAACCAGCTACTCAAGCGCTCTGGCTACGACGGTCGTGCTACAGGGCACGGGTTCCGCCATACGATGTCGACTACTTTGCATGAACAAGGATATCGCAGCGAATGGGTCGAAACTCAGTTGGCACATGTGGATAAAAACAGTATTCGCGGCACATACAATCACGCCCAGTATTTGGAAGGGCGTCGTGAGATGCTCCAATGGTATGCCGATCATCTGGATTCATTATTATTGAATAGGTTCGTCGTTTCCACTGCATCGGTGGAGAGAAACATATGA
- the nusA gene encoding transcription termination factor NusA produces MSKEVLLVVESVSNEKGVPASVIFEALELALATATKKRFEDEVDLRVEINRHTGSYETFRRWTVVEENDLDDPAIETWPSKVAETHPGAKVGDVVEEKIESIEFGRIAAQTAKQVIVQKVREAERAQVVDAYRERLGEIISGTVKKVTRDNVIVDLGNNAEALLAREDIISRETFRVGVRLRALLKEIRTENRGPQLILSRTAPEMLIELFRIEVPEIAEGLIEVMAASRDPGSRAKIAVRSKDKRIDPQGACIGMRGSRVQAVSGELGGERVDIVLWDDNPAQFVINAMSPAEVAAIIVDEDAHAMDIAVGADNLAQAIGRGGQNVRLASQLTGWTLNVMTESDIQAKQQAETGDILRNFIDELEVDEELAQVLVDEGFTSLEEIAYVPLEEMLNIDGFDEDIVNELRARAKDRLLTKAIATEEKLADAHPAEDLLSLEGMDKDLAMELAVRGVITREDLAEQSIDDLLDIDGIDDDRAGKLIMAARAHWFE; encoded by the coding sequence ATGAGCAAAGAAGTACTGCTGGTTGTTGAGTCGGTATCCAATGAAAAGGGCGTACCGGCAAGCGTAATTTTTGAAGCGCTGGAGCTGGCCCTGGCCACTGCTACCAAAAAGCGTTTTGAAGACGAAGTTGATCTGCGTGTGGAAATCAATCGCCACACCGGTTCTTACGAAACTTTCCGTCGCTGGACGGTCGTCGAAGAGAATGACCTCGATGATCCGGCCATCGAAACCTGGCCAAGCAAGGTTGCTGAAACGCATCCAGGCGCCAAGGTCGGTGATGTCGTCGAAGAAAAGATCGAATCCATCGAATTCGGCCGTATTGCTGCGCAGACCGCCAAGCAGGTCATCGTGCAGAAAGTGCGCGAAGCCGAGCGTGCTCAAGTGGTTGATGCTTATCGCGAGCGCCTGGGAGAAATCATCTCCGGTACCGTGAAAAAAGTGACGCGCGACAACGTGATCGTAGATCTGGGCAATAACGCCGAGGCGTTGCTGGCCCGTGAAGACATCATTTCTCGCGAGACCTTCCGTGTTGGCGTGCGTCTGCGTGCGCTGCTCAAGGAAATCCGCACCGAGAACCGCGGCCCTCAGCTGATCCTGTCGCGTACCGCGCCGGAAATGCTGATCGAGCTGTTCCGTATCGAAGTGCCGGAAATCGCTGAAGGCCTCATCGAAGTCATGGCCGCTTCCCGTGATCCGGGTTCGCGCGCCAAGATCGCCGTCCGCTCCAAGGACAAACGCATCGACCCGCAGGGCGCGTGCATCGGTATGCGCGGTTCGCGCGTCCAGGCCGTGTCGGGCGAGTTGGGTGGCGAGCGTGTCGACATCGTCCTGTGGGACGACAACCCGGCGCAGTTCGTGATCAATGCCATGTCGCCGGCAGAAGTGGCGGCCATCATCGTTGACGAAGATGCCCACGCCATGGACATCGCCGTTGGCGCAGACAATCTGGCTCAGGCCATCGGTCGTGGTGGTCAGAACGTGCGTCTGGCGAGCCAGCTGACTGGCTGGACCCTGAACGTGATGACCGAATCGGACATCCAGGCTAAGCAACAAGCGGAAACCGGCGACATCCTGCGCAACTTCATCGACGAGCTGGAAGTCGACGAAGAGCTGGCTCAGGTGCTGGTCGACGAAGGCTTCACCAGCCTGGAAGAGATTGCCTACGTACCGTTGGAAGAAATGCTCAACATCGACGGCTTTGACGAAGACATCGTCAACGAGCTTCGCGCTCGTGCCAAGGATCGCTTGTTGACCAAAGCCATCGCTACTGAGGAAAAGCTGGCAGACGCCCATCCGGCCGAAGACCTGCTCTCGCTTGAGGGTATGGACAAGGATTTGGCGATGGAACTGGCGGTGCGCGGCGTAATTACCCGCGAAGACCTGGCCGAGCAGTCTATTGACGACCTGCTCGACATCGACGGCATTGACGATGATCGTGCCGGCAAGTTGATCATGGCCGCCCGAGCCCACTGGTTCGAGTAA
- a CDS encoding helix-turn-helix transcriptional regulator produces the protein MASQPVSPLLLRLPGVCALVGLSKSQIYRLIRAGDFPPGVSLGANSVAWPAEQVHAWVAQKISASIPQ, from the coding sequence ATGGCTAGTCAACCTGTCTCACCTCTATTGCTTCGCCTACCTGGGGTCTGTGCTCTGGTAGGGCTTAGCAAATCTCAGATCTACCGGTTGATCCGAGCCGGCGATTTTCCTCCAGGCGTTTCCCTTGGTGCGAACTCTGTGGCTTGGCCTGCCGAGCAAGTACATGCCTGGGTGGCACAGAAGATCAGTGCATCCATTCCTCAGTGA
- the trfA gene encoding plasmid replication initiator TrfA → MNRTLTSLLARIEENQKRSLATPQEVKVEDEVHLLPNWSDSVRRVPNVALRSALFGAIGKGHRPYVEQMEINALGGIGIVYTGALLDQGDLDVWETVLHLARMQELGTECRVTAYRLLKILGKTDTGKNRKILDKHISRLKATALQIKVGEHSYEGSFIHEVYRAKDERSERIYAIRLNPKLHVLFNGSQYTNVNWSVRQALHGKPLAQWVHGFYSSHAKSYDYKVETLHQLCGSRAKSLSDFKKDLRRSLEAVARASTAEGQPFSYLLEGNLVQVKTTPSASQQRHLAKKR, encoded by the coding sequence GTGAATAGAACACTTACGAGCCTCCTGGCTCGAATTGAGGAAAATCAAAAGCGTTCTCTTGCTACGCCACAAGAGGTCAAAGTCGAGGATGAGGTTCATTTATTACCGAACTGGTCCGACTCGGTACGTCGTGTTCCTAACGTCGCTCTACGTTCAGCGCTATTTGGTGCAATTGGAAAAGGACATCGGCCATATGTTGAACAAATGGAAATTAATGCCCTTGGGGGTATCGGTATTGTTTATACAGGTGCACTACTTGATCAGGGTGATCTAGATGTGTGGGAGACGGTGTTGCACCTAGCGCGAATGCAGGAATTGGGTACGGAGTGCAGGGTAACCGCGTATCGGCTGTTGAAGATTCTTGGTAAAACAGATACGGGGAAAAACCGAAAGATTTTAGACAAGCATATTAGTAGGCTCAAGGCTACAGCGTTGCAGATTAAGGTGGGGGAGCATTCATATGAGGGGAGCTTTATTCATGAAGTCTATCGTGCTAAAGACGAGCGAAGTGAACGTATATACGCCATTCGATTGAATCCAAAGCTTCATGTGCTGTTTAATGGCAGTCAGTATACTAATGTGAACTGGTCTGTTCGCCAGGCGCTACATGGAAAGCCGCTTGCTCAATGGGTGCACGGATTTTATTCATCGCATGCAAAGTCTTATGATTACAAAGTTGAGACCCTACACCAATTATGCGGGAGTCGTGCGAAGTCTTTATCTGACTTCAAAAAAGATTTGCGCCGCTCCCTTGAAGCTGTAGCGCGTGCAAGTACCGCAGAGGGGCAGCCATTTAGCTATCTTTTGGAAGGAAATCTGGTGCAAGTTAAAACTACCCCAAGCGCTTCTCAGCAGCGCCATCTGGCGAAGAAGCGCTAA
- the rimP gene encoding ribosome maturation factor RimP, with amino-acid sequence MSSKLEELQALLAPVVVALGYECWGIEFSAQGRHSMLRVYIDKEGGVLVDDCAIVSRQISGVLDVEDPISVEYTLEVSSPGMERPLFTLEQFAKFAGEQVKIRLRSPFEGRRNFQGLLRGVEEQDVVVQVDDHEFLLPIDMIDKANIIPSFD; translated from the coding sequence GTGTCGAGCAAGCTAGAAGAGTTGCAGGCCTTGTTGGCCCCGGTGGTCGTGGCCCTGGGCTATGAATGCTGGGGTATTGAGTTCTCGGCTCAGGGTCGTCACTCAATGTTGCGCGTTTATATCGATAAGGAAGGCGGCGTACTGGTGGATGATTGCGCCATCGTCAGCCGTCAGATCAGCGGTGTGCTGGATGTTGAAGATCCGATCTCCGTTGAATACACCCTTGAAGTTTCCTCGCCTGGCATGGAACGCCCACTGTTCACTCTTGAGCAGTTTGCCAAATTTGCCGGTGAACAAGTAAAGATCAGGCTGCGCTCGCCTTTTGAAGGACGACGCAACTTTCAGGGCCTTCTGCGCGGTGTAGAAGAACAGGATGTCGTGGTGCAGGTAGATGACCATGAGTTCCTGTTGCCGATCGATATGATCGACAAGGCCAACATTATTCCCAGTTTTGACTGA
- the infB gene encoding translation initiation factor IF-2 yields the protein MTQVTVKQLADEVKTPVERLLQQMREAGLPHTAAEEHVTDSEKQSLLTHLKSSHKAKVEEPRKITLQRKTTSTLRVAGSKSISVEVRKKKVFVQRSPEEIEAERKRELDERRAVENAARQKAEEEARVRAEEEARRQPAAAPTASAEPVAAPAPAAEPVREAAPVVAAAPAADTRKRDEQRRPDKPRADDNNRRGSGDGERKNAPHRASVKEKAPAPRVAPRTTDEESDGFRRGGRGKAKLKKRNAHGFQSPTGPVVREVKIGETITVGDLAQQMSVKAAEIIKFMFKLGTPATINQVLDQETAQLVAEELGHKVTLVSDTALEDSLAESLKFEGEAVPRAPVVTVMGHVDHGKTSLLDYIRRAKVAAGEAGGITQHIGAYHVETERGMVTFLDTPGHAAFTAMRARGAKATDIVILVVAADDGVMPQTIEAVQHAQAAGVPLVVAVNKIDKPGADLDRIRSELSAHGVTSEDWGGDTPFVPVSAKMGTGVDELLEAVLLQAEVLELTATPSAPGRGVVVESRLDKGRGPVATVLVQDGTLRQGDMVLVGSNYGRVRAMLDENGKPIKEAGPAIPVEILGLDGTPDAGDEMSVVADEKKAREVALFRQGKFREVKLARAHAGKLENIFESMGQEEKKTLNIVLKSDVRGSLEALQGALNGLGNDEVQVRVVGGGVGGITESDANLALASNAVLFGFNVRADAGARKIVEQEGLDMRYYNVIYDIIEDVKKALTGMLGSDVRENILGVAEVRDVFRSPKFGAIAGCMVIEGTVHRNRPIRVLREDIVIFEGELESLRRFKDDASEVRAGMECGIGVKSYNDVKVGDKIEVFEKVQVARSL from the coding sequence ATGACGCAAGTCACGGTGAAACAACTGGCCGATGAGGTCAAAACACCGGTAGAGCGCCTGTTGCAGCAGATGCGTGAGGCAGGTCTGCCGCACACCGCCGCCGAAGAACATGTGACTGACAGTGAGAAGCAATCCCTGCTGACTCACTTGAAGAGCAGCCACAAGGCGAAAGTGGAAGAACCACGCAAGATCACGCTGCAGCGTAAAACCACCAGCACCCTGCGTGTGGCTGGCAGCAAAAGCATCAGCGTTGAAGTCCGCAAGAAGAAAGTTTTCGTACAGCGTAGCCCGGAAGAAATCGAAGCCGAGCGCAAGCGTGAACTGGATGAGCGTCGCGCAGTAGAAAATGCTGCCCGTCAAAAGGCTGAAGAAGAAGCCCGCGTTCGCGCCGAAGAAGAAGCGCGTCGCCAGCCCGCTGCTGCACCGACCGCTTCCGCCGAGCCTGTTGCTGCGCCTGCGCCAGCCGCTGAACCCGTGCGCGAAGCTGCACCGGTTGTGGCTGCTGCGCCAGCTGCCGACACTCGCAAGCGTGACGAACAGCGCCGTCCGGACAAGCCACGCGCCGACGACAACAACCGTCGCGGCAGCGGCGATGGCGAGCGCAAGAACGCTCCGCATCGCGCTTCGGTCAAGGAAAAGGCACCGGCTCCACGTGTGGCGCCACGCACTACCGACGAAGAAAGCGATGGCTTCCGTCGCGGCGGTCGCGGCAAGGCCAAGCTGAAGAAACGCAACGCCCACGGTTTCCAGAGCCCGACCGGCCCTGTCGTGCGTGAAGTGAAGATCGGCGAAACCATCACTGTTGGCGATCTCGCTCAGCAGATGTCGGTGAAGGCTGCTGAAATCATCAAGTTCATGTTCAAACTGGGTACTCCGGCGACCATCAACCAGGTGCTTGATCAGGAAACTGCTCAGCTGGTAGCTGAAGAGCTGGGCCACAAAGTGACCCTGGTCAGCGACACCGCCCTGGAAGATTCCCTGGCCGAGTCCCTGAAGTTTGAAGGTGAGGCTGTTCCTCGTGCGCCGGTTGTGACCGTAATGGGTCACGTTGACCACGGTAAGACCTCGCTGCTCGACTACATCCGTCGTGCCAAGGTAGCTGCTGGCGAAGCCGGTGGTATCACCCAGCACATCGGTGCCTACCACGTTGAAACCGAACGCGGCATGGTCACCTTCCTCGACACCCCGGGTCACGCCGCGTTTACCGCAATGCGTGCCCGTGGTGCCAAGGCGACCGACATCGTGATCCTGGTGGTTGCGGCGGACGACGGCGTGATGCCACAAACCATCGAAGCTGTTCAGCATGCTCAGGCGGCTGGCGTTCCGCTGGTAGTCGCAGTGAACAAGATCGACAAGCCGGGCGCTGATCTCGATCGCATCCGTAGCGAACTGTCGGCCCACGGCGTGACCTCCGAAGACTGGGGTGGTGACACTCCATTCGTTCCGGTCTCGGCGAAAATGGGTACCGGCGTCGACGAACTGCTTGAAGCAGTATTGCTGCAAGCCGAAGTTCTCGAACTGACTGCCACTCCATCGGCTCCTGGCCGTGGTGTCGTGGTTGAATCGCGTCTGGACAAGGGCCGTGGCCCGGTAGCGACTGTTCTGGTTCAGGACGGTACGCTGCGTCAAGGTGACATGGTGCTGGTTGGCTCGAACTACGGCCGCGTGCGCGCCATGCTCGACGAGAACGGCAAGCCGATCAAGGAAGCAGGTCCGGCCATTCCGGTCGAGATCCTCGGACTGGACGGTACGCCTGACGCTGGCGACGAGATGAGCGTGGTTGCCGACGAGAAGAAAGCCCGTGAAGTGGCTCTGTTCCGTCAAGGCAAGTTCCGCGAAGTCAAACTGGCTCGCGCTCACGCCGGCAAGCTGGAAAACATCTTCGAAAGCATGGGTCAGGAAGAGAAGAAGACGCTCAACATCGTCCTCAAATCCGACGTCCGTGGTTCGCTGGAAGCACTGCAGGGCGCTCTGAACGGCCTGGGCAACGACGAAGTGCAAGTGCGCGTGGTCGGTGGCGGTGTCGGTGGTATCACCGAGTCCGACGCCAACCTGGCACTGGCTTCCAACGCTGTACTGTTCGGCTTCAACGTGCGTGCCGATGCCGGCGCACGGAAGATCGTCGAGCAGGAAGGTCTGGACATGCGTTACTACAACGTGATCTACGACATCATCGAAGACGTCAAGAAAGCCCTGACCGGTATGCTTGGCAGCGATGTTCGCGAGAACATCCTCGGTGTGGCCGAAGTCCGTGACGTGTTCCGTTCGCCTAAGTTCGGCGCTATCGCCGGCTGCATGGTGATCGAGGGTACTGTTCACCGTAACCGTCCGATCCGCGTACTGCGTGAAGACATCGTGATCTTCGAAGGCGAGCTGGAATCCCTGCGCCGCTTCAAGGATGACGCTTCCGAAGTGCGTGCCGGCATGGAATGCGGTATCGGCGTGAAGAGCTACAACGACGTCAAGGTCGGTGACAAGATCGAAGTCTTCGAGAAGGTTCAGGTTGCTCGCAGCCTCTGA
- the rbfA gene encoding 30S ribosome-binding factor RbfA, with amino-acid sequence MAKEYSRTQRIGDQMQRELAQLIRREVKDPRVGLVTITAVDVSRDVGHAKIFITVMGQDNAEDIAQSIKVLNAAAGFLRMQLAREMKLRSVPQLHFHYDESVARGAHLSALIERAVAEDSQHEAAAPEDTKE; translated from the coding sequence ATGGCAAAAGAATACAGCCGTACCCAACGTATCGGCGATCAGATGCAGCGCGAGCTGGCCCAACTGATCCGTCGTGAAGTCAAAGATCCGCGTGTCGGCCTGGTCACCATTACCGCTGTCGATGTCAGTCGTGACGTGGGTCACGCGAAGATCTTCATCACCGTGATGGGGCAGGACAACGCTGAAGACATCGCGCAAAGCATCAAGGTGCTCAATGCTGCCGCCGGTTTCCTGCGCATGCAGCTGGCCCGTGAAATGAAGCTGCGCAGCGTGCCTCAATTGCATTTCCACTACGACGAAAGTGTCGCCCGTGGTGCGCACCTGTCGGCTCTGATCGAGCGCGCGGTGGCCGAAGACAGTCAGCACGAAGCTGCTGCACCCGAAGACACCAAGGAGTAA
- the rpsO gene encoding 30S ribosomal protein S15 — translation MALDVQEKAQIVADYQQAVGDTGSPEVQVALLTANINKLQGHFKANGKDHHSRRGLIRMVNQRRKLLDYLKGKDLSRYSALIARLGLRR, via the coding sequence ATGGCTCTCGACGTTCAAGAAAAAGCCCAAATCGTAGCTGACTATCAGCAAGCTGTTGGTGACACTGGTTCGCCAGAAGTGCAAGTCGCACTGCTGACCGCCAACATCAACAAACTGCAAGGTCACTTCAAGGCCAACGGTAAAGACCACCACTCCCGTCGTGGTCTGATCCGCATGGTTAACCAGCGTCGCAAGCTGCTGGACTACCTGAAAGGCAAGGACCTGAGCCGTTACAGCGCTCTGATCGCTCGCCTGGGTCTGCGTCGCTAA
- the truB gene encoding tRNA pseudouridine(55) synthase TruB has translation MAQVKRIRRNVSGIILLDKPLGFTSNAALQKVRWLLNAEKAGHTGSLDPLATGVLPLCFGEATKFSQYLLDSDKGYETLAQLGKTTTTADAEGEVLQERPVTVGQADIEAVLPKFRGQISQIPPMYSALKRDGQPLYKLARAGEVVEREPRSVTIARLELLAFEGDTARLAVDCSKGTYIRTLVEDIGEQLGCGAYVAELRRTQAGPFTLAQTVTLEELEAVHAEGGNEAVDRFLMPSDSGLQDWPLLQFSEASAFYWLNGQPVRAPDAPKFGMVRVQDHNGRFIGIGEVSEDGRIAPRRLIRSE, from the coding sequence GTGGCTCAGGTCAAACGTATCCGTCGTAACGTCAGCGGCATCATCCTGCTCGACAAGCCGCTGGGGTTCACTTCCAACGCCGCGTTGCAGAAGGTTCGCTGGCTACTCAATGCCGAGAAGGCCGGCCACACCGGCAGTCTCGACCCGCTGGCCACCGGCGTTCTGCCGTTGTGCTTTGGCGAGGCGACCAAGTTCTCGCAGTATCTGCTCGATTCCGACAAGGGTTACGAAACCCTGGCGCAACTGGGCAAGACCACCACCACGGCAGACGCCGAAGGCGAGGTTTTGCAGGAGCGTCCGGTGACCGTTGGTCAGGCCGACATTGAAGCGGTCCTGCCGAAATTTCGCGGGCAAATCAGTCAGATACCGCCGATGTACTCGGCTCTCAAGCGTGATGGGCAGCCGCTGTACAAGCTGGCCCGTGCAGGCGAAGTAGTGGAGCGCGAACCGCGTTCTGTTACTATTGCGCGCTTGGAATTGCTGGCCTTCGAAGGCGATACTGCGCGTCTTGCGGTGGATTGCAGCAAGGGCACCTATATTCGTACCCTGGTGGAGGATATCGGTGAGCAACTCGGTTGTGGTGCGTACGTCGCTGAACTGCGTCGTACCCAGGCCGGGCCTTTCACCCTGGCGCAGACCGTGACCCTCGAAGAGCTGGAAGCGGTACATGCCGAAGGCGGCAACGAAGCGGTCGACCGCTTCCTGATGCCATCGGACAGCGGCCTGCAGGATTGGCCACTGCTGCAGTTCTCGGAAGCGAGCGCGTTCTACTGGCTCAACGGCCAGCCGGTACGTGCCCCGGATGCTCCGAAGTTCGGCATGGTGCGGGTACAGGATCATAACGGTCGCTTCATCGGTATCGGTGAAGTGAGCGAAGACGGGCGCATCGCGCCGCGTCGACTGATTCGGTCAGAATGA
- the pnp gene encoding polyribonucleotide nucleotidyltransferase, protein MNPVIKKFQFGQSTVTLETGRIARQASGAVLVTVDDDVSVLVTVVGAKQADPGKGFFPLSVHYQEKTYAAGKIPGGFFKREGRPSEKETLTSRLIDRPIRPLFPEGFMNEVQVVCTVVSTSKKTDPDIAAMIGTSAALAISGIPFDGPIGAARVAFHESTGYLLNPTYEQQAASSLDMVVAGTSDAVLMVESEAKELTEDQMLGAVLFAHDEFQVVINAVKELAAEAAKPTWTWAPAPEATELLAAIRSEFGEAISQAYTITIKADRYARLGELRDQVVAKLSGEEGQPSASDVKAAFGEIEYRTVRENIVNGKPRIDGRDTRTVRPLNIEVGVLPKTHGSALFTRGETQALVVATLGTARDAQLLDTLEGEKKDPFMLHYNFPPFSVGECGRMGGAGRREIGHGRLARRSVSAMLPAADVFPYTIRVVSEITESNGSSSMASVCGASLALMDAGVPMKAPVAGIAMGLVKEGEKFAVLTDILGDEDHLGDMDFKVAGTAKGVTALQMDIKIKGITEEIMEIALGQALEARLNILGQMNQIIGQSRTELSANAPTMIAMKIDTDKIRDVIGKGGATIRAICEETKASIDIEDDGSIKIFGETKEAAEAARQRVLGITAEAEIGKIYVGKVERIVDFGAFVNILPGKDGLVHISMLSDARVEKVTDILKEGQEVEVLVLDVDNRGRIKLSIKDVAAAKASGV, encoded by the coding sequence GTGAACCCGGTAATCAAAAAATTCCAGTTCGGTCAGTCGACCGTTACCCTCGAGACTGGCCGTATCGCCCGTCAGGCCTCCGGCGCAGTATTGGTCACCGTTGACGACGACGTCAGCGTATTGGTGACCGTAGTCGGAGCCAAGCAAGCCGATCCGGGCAAGGGCTTCTTCCCTCTGTCCGTTCACTATCAGGAAAAGACTTACGCTGCCGGCAAGATCCCTGGCGGTTTCTTCAAGCGTGAGGGCCGTCCTTCCGAGAAAGAAACCCTGACTTCCCGACTGATCGACCGTCCGATCCGTCCGCTGTTCCCAGAAGGCTTCATGAACGAAGTGCAGGTTGTCTGCACCGTCGTTTCCACCAGCAAGAAGACCGATCCGGACATCGCTGCGATGATCGGTACCTCGGCTGCCTTGGCGATTTCCGGCATTCCGTTCGACGGCCCGATCGGCGCCGCGCGCGTTGCTTTCCACGAAAGCACCGGCTACCTGCTGAACCCGACTTACGAGCAGCAGGCTGCCTCGAGCCTGGACATGGTCGTTGCCGGTACTTCTGACGCCGTGCTGATGGTTGAATCGGAAGCCAAAGAGCTGACCGAAGACCAGATGCTGGGCGCGGTACTGTTTGCTCACGACGAGTTCCAGGTCGTGATCAACGCAGTCAAAGAACTGGCTGCCGAAGCGGCGAAGCCAACCTGGACCTGGGCACCGGCTCCAGAAGCCACCGAGCTGCTGGCTGCCATCCGCTCCGAGTTCGGCGAAGCGATCTCCCAGGCTTACACCATCACCATCAAGGCCGACCGCTATGCGCGTCTGGGCGAGCTGCGTGACCAGGTGGTTGCCAAGTTGTCCGGCGAAGAAGGCCAGCCTTCGGCTTCCGACGTCAAAGCTGCATTCGGCGAAATCGAATACCGCACCGTTCGCGAAAACATCGTTAACGGCAAGCCACGTATCGACGGTCGCGACACCCGCACCGTACGTCCGCTGAACATCGAAGTCGGCGTTCTGCCGAAGACCCACGGTTCGGCACTGTTCACCCGTGGCGAAACCCAGGCTCTGGTAGTCGCGACTCTGGGCACCGCCCGTGACGCACAGCTGCTGGACACCCTGGAAGGCGAGAAAAAAGACCCGTTCATGCTGCACTACAACTTCCCTCCGTTCTCGGTGGGCGAGTGTGGTCGCATGGGTGGCGCCGGTCGTCGCGAAATCGGTCACGGCCGTCTGGCCCGTCGTTCGGTTTCGGCGATGCTGCCTGCTGCCGACGTGTTCCCGTACACCATCCGTGTAGTTTCGGAAATCACCGAATCCAACGGTTCGAGCTCGATGGCTTCCGTGTGCGGCGCTTCCCTGGCTCTGATGGACGCTGGTGTTCCGATGAAGGCACCGGTTGCCGGTATCGCCATGGGTCTGGTTAAAGAAGGCGAGAAATTTGCCGTCCTGACCGACATCCTGGGTGACGAAGACCACCTGGGCGACATGGACTTCAAAGTGGCCGGTACCGCCAAAGGTGTTACCGCGCTGCAGATGGACATCAAGATCAAGGGCATCACCGAAGAGATCATGGAAATCGCTCTGGGCCAGGCCCTGGAAGCGCGCCTGAACATCCTCGGCCAGATGAACCAGATCATCGGCCAGTCGCGTACCGAGCTGTCGGCCAACGCTCCGACCATGATCGCGATGAAGATCGACACCGACAAGATCCGTGACGTTATCGGTAAAGGCGGCGCGACCATCCGTGCGATCTGCGAAGAAACCAAGGCTTCGATCGACATTGAAGACGACGGTTCGATCAAGATCTTCGGCGAAACCAAGGAAGCGGCTGAAGCAGCACGTCAGCGCGTTCTGGGTATCACCGCAGAAGCCGAGATCGGCAAGATCTACGTCGGCAAGGTTGAGCGCATCGTCGACTTCGGCGCATTCGTCAACATCCTGCCGGGCAAGGACGGCCTGGTTCATATCTCGATGCTGAGCGACGCTCGCGTAGAGAAAGTGACCGACATCCTGAAAGAAGGTCAGGAAGTGGAAGTGCTGGTACTGGACGTGGACAACCGTGGCCGTATCAAACTGTCCATCAAAGACGTGGCAGCGGCCAAGGCTTCGGGCGTTTAA